A region from the Miscanthus floridulus cultivar M001 unplaced genomic scaffold, ASM1932011v1 os_1282_1_2, whole genome shotgun sequence genome encodes:
- the LOC136533892 gene encoding uncharacterized protein, giving the protein MARSDSCLARVGAGVAIGGAVGGAVGACYGTFEAFRYKIPGLLKIRYIGQTTVGSAAIFGLFLGAGSLIHCGKSY; this is encoded by the exons atggcgagaagtgACAGCTGCCTGGCGCGCGTGGGTGCCGGAGTTGCCATCGGTGGCGCAGTCGGCGGAGCCGTCG GTGCTTGCTATGGAACTTTTGAGGCATTCAGATACAAG ATCCCTGGATTGCTAAAGATCAGATACATTGGACAAACTACTGTTGGCAGCGCTGCAATTTTTGGTCTTTTCTTGGGGGCTGGGAGCTTGATTCACTGTGGAAAATCCTACTAG
- the LOC136533884 gene encoding CDT1-like protein b has product MSEANTTQLDLEKGFSQVSNDNDSSSPTTVHKMKAETENGGSEIESPTPEKRESRSKGVVVSSLARNLLAERYKDRFANQLVEDEGETDEEDYNESVSPSGSRSLFSESIELLEKHKDLLNLFNRMDSSIRLLHLRKKMATFNNIATQVEILTKRKLLYGHLAQMKHLFPEAIQIKRILVHDEKSLCMYADMEITLVMDVVECTSPDQSPSMTICEAFYSKLLRFLDAHHKGADIPEAILPEPFNSRPREKLYLEAVHNGHAAEPPMQGAADEELSNASHFPQSFQKLMSQKIIADGTEKTPLLSDPAELSSVSAYDTEGSDRNPKKQDEHAPVPVNSEISATPSRHLISCCQENTPKQGTSESPLLSGTPAIQTPKRPLPTPLEKPKVTCGHISEPHSASSARRSLNTSLKFEGGSPSYYDGMEHTTTAEKGIISEDSSSFNKSFEEDSPVFFTDKDKINEVDLVDTQERMASLHTTFDIVCDISRSTKNSLITKQELFHNILANNLEIEEIGEIEEQLHILEDLAPALISKKVINGGEILYSIEPITDHNSVRARLVEPV; this is encoded by the exons ATGAGTGAGGCGAATACTACTCAGCTTGACCTTGAGAAAGGATTTTCTCAAGTGTCTAATGATAATGATTCGAGTAGCCCTACAACTGTGCACAAGATGAAAGCTGAGACAGAAAATGGTGGAAGTGAAATCGAATCGCCCACTCCAGAAAAACGTGAATCTAGAAGCAAAGGGGTTGTTGTGAGTTCACTGGCCAGGAATTTGCTTGCAGAGAGGTACAAAGACAGATTTGCAAATCAGCTGGTGGAAGATGAGGGTGAGACAGATGAAGAAGACTATAATGAAAGTGTTTCGCCTAGTGGTAGCCGATCTCTTTTTTCAGAAAGCATTGAACTTCTTGAGAA ACACAAGGATTTGCTGAATCTTTTCAATAGAATGGACAGTTCTATAAGATTGCTTCACCTACGGAAGAAGATGGCTACATTTAATAATATTGCCACCCAGGTGGAGATACTCACAAAAAG GAAGTTATTATACGGTCATTTGGCTCAGATGAAGCATTTATTCCCAGAGGCAATCCAGATAAAGAGGATACTAGTACATGACGAGAAGAGTCTATGCATGTATGCTGATATGGAAATCACACTTGTAATGGATGTTGTGGAATGCACAAGCCCTGATCAGTCTCCATCCATGACAATTTGCGAGGCTTTTTACTCAAAGCTTTTGAGATTTTTGGATGCTCATCATAAG GGTGCAGACATTCCTGAGGCAATCCTACCGGAACCCTTTAATTCAAGGCCAAGGGAGAAGTTATATCTTGAGGCAGTACATAATGGGCATGCTGCTGAGCCACCTATGCAGGGTGCCGCTGACGAGGAACTCTCAAATGCTTCCCACTTCCCACAATCTTTTCAAAAACTCATGTCGCAGAAAATCATTGCTGATGGAACTGAAAAGACTCCATTGCTATCTGATCCAGCAGAGCTGAGCTCTGTGAGTGCTTATGATACCGAAGGGTCAGACAGAAACCCTAAAAAGCAAGATGAACATGCTCCAGTTCCAGTGAACTCTGAAATTTCTGCTACTCCAAGCCGCCATTTGATCTCTTGTTGTCAAGAGAATACACCAAAACAAGGGACCTCAGAGTCACCGTTGTTGTCCGGAACACCTGCAATACAGACTCCAAAAAGGCCATTGCCGACTCCACTTGAGAAACCCAAGGTCACATGTGGACACATTAGTGAACCACATTCAGCCAGTTCTGCCCGCAGATCACTAAATACATCATTAAAATTTGAAGGAGGAAGCCCTTCTTATTATGATGGAATGGAACATACGACTACAGCTGAAAAAGGCATAATCTCAGAAGACTCGTCGAGTTTTAACAAGTCATTTGAG GAAGATAGTCCTGTCTTCTTTACTGATAAAGACAAAATCAATGAAGTAGACTTAGTGGATACTCAGGAAAGGATGGCTTCGCTACATACCACATTTGACATAGTCTGCGATATTTCTCGTTCTACCAAGAATTCACTTATCACGAAACAGGAACTTTTCCACAATATTCTTGCCAACAACTTGGAGATAGAAGAGATTG GGGAGATAGAAGAGCAGCTGCATATTTTAGAGGATCTGGCTCCTGCTTTGATATCAAAGAAGGTGATAAATGGAGGAGAAATACTTTATAG CATCGAACCTATAACAGATCATAATTCAGTTCGGGCTAGGCTTGTAGAACCTGTATGA